The following are encoded together in the Phragmites australis chromosome 19, lpPhrAust1.1, whole genome shotgun sequence genome:
- the LOC133900244 gene encoding uncharacterized protein LOC133900244, with protein MKHLALHDPGVLLGKTPQGNNCFHISYIHGHERFCKEIQALKLSQLLLAVVNADGEMPLLTAVTSGHPSLASVLLRRCRELRLIEAILKQDKNGCNALHHAIHSGHRALALVR; from the coding sequence ATGAAGCACCTGGCTCTGCATGACCCGGGCGTGCTGCTTGGAAAAACTCCGCAGGGGAACAACTGCTTCCACATCTCCTACATCCATGGCCACGAGCGGTTCTGCAAAGAAATCCAGGCGCTAAAGCTGAGCCAGCTTCTCCTTGCCGTTGTCAACGCAGACGGTGAGATGCCGCTACTCACCGCCGTGACAAGCGGTCATCCCTCTCTGGCTTCTGTTCTCCTCAGACGATGCCGTGAGCTGCGGCTGATAGAGGCAATCTTGAAGCAAGACAAGAACGGATGCAACGCACTGCACCACGCCATCCACAGCGGCCATAGGGCGCTCGCGCTGGTGCGCTGA
- the LOC133900039 gene encoding ankyrin repeat-containing protein NPR4-like, with protein sequence MEAGAATTRSSGGAQAPMDRRLMAAAKSGDATSMIDLAHDDPGVLLGTTPQGNTCLHISSMHGHQGFCNEALRLNQSLLTAVNADGETPLLTAVTRGHASLASFLLGRCRDQQLSEAILAQDKHRYNALHHAIRSGHRELALELILAEPALSRAVNKYNESPMFIAVMRNYEDVFERLLGIPDSAHGGSFACNALLAAVRNGNSVIAKKIIETRPRLATEEDMDANTPMRMAVLWDQIDVLRVLLEHDCSLGYEVSTRGNPLLTSAAFRGNVGVARELLNHCPDAPSWDPNDDWTCLHEAISEGHENFVEFILRAPQLQKIVNMRNRNGDTALHIAVQKCNPKIVSALLLHQDIDVTVVNNIGNPATWQLSAVSDHAKTLNWNEVSMLMLKADPEGAACTYNLKNVVKATVAKASRKDVRSLTQTYTSNTSLVAILMATITFAAAFTLPGGYSSDAGSEGVPIMSRKLAFQAFLISDTLAMCSSLAVAFICIIARWEDLEFLLYYRSFTKKLMWFAYVATTTAFATGLYTVLAPRLLWLAIAICILPILLPTLTKLLGEWPVLKLKFRLGRTFNSDLLDMV encoded by the exons ATGGAAGCCGGTGCAGCTACAACTAGATCATCAGGAGGAGCACAAGCACCGATGGACAGACGTCTCATGGCGGCAGCCAAATCTGGTGATGCCACATCAATGATTGATCTTGCTCATGATGACCCAGGCGTGCTGCTTGGAACAACACCACAGGGGAACACCTGCCTCCATATCTCCTCCATGCACGGCCACCAAGGGTTCTGCAACGAGGCCCTGCGGCTGAACCAGTCTCTCCTCACCGCGGTCAATGCGGATGGGGAGACACCACTGCTCACCGCCGTGACAAGGGGTCATGCTTCTTTGGCATCTTTTTTACTCGGACGCTGCCGTGATCAGCAGCTGAGCGAGGCGATCTTGGCGCAAGACAAGCATCGGTATAATGCTCTCCACCATGCCATTCGCAGCGGCCACAGGGAGCTCGCACTGGAGTTGATATTAGCGGAGCCTGCCTTGTCACGAGCCGTGAACAAATACAATGAGTCACCCATGTTCATAGCAGTCATGAGAAATTATGAAGATGTCTTCGAGAGACTGTTGGGGATTCCTGATTCTGCTCATGGGGGATCCTTTGCCTGCAATGCTCTGCTTGCTGCCGTGAGAAATGGCAATTCAG TTATCGCTAAAAAGATTATTGAGACACGTCCTCGGCTGGCCACAGAAGAAGATATGGATGCGAATACGCCAATGCGGATGGCTGTACTTTGGGACCAGATTGACGTTCTAAGAGTATTGTTGGAACATGACTGCTCTTTAGGGTATGAAGTAAGCACAAGAGGTAATCCTCTTCTTACTTCAGCCGCATTTCGAGGCAATGTAGGTGTCGCTCGGGAGCTTCTTAACCATTGTCCGGATGCTCCCAGTTGGGATCCAAATGATGACTGGACATGTCTTCACGAGGCTATATCGGAAGGTCATGAAAACTTCGTAGAATTTATCCTGCGGGCCCCACAGCTTCAGAAAATCGTTAACATGCGGAACAGAAATGGAGATACTGCTCTGCATATCGCAGTCCAAAAGTGCAATCCGAAGATTGTCTCTGCTTTACTGCTTCACCAAGACATAGACGTTACAGTTGTTAACAACATTGGTAACCCAGCAACCTGGCAATTGTCTGCTGTCTCCGATCATGCCAAGACTTTGAACTGG AATGAAGTGTCCATGCTTATGTTGAAAGCTGATCCAGAAGGCGCAGCATGTACTTATAATCTCAAAAACGTCGTCAAGGCTACAGTAGCTAAAGCATCAAGGAAGGATGTCAGGTCACTGACTCAAACATACACAAGCAACACTTCCCTAGTGGCGATCCTCATGGCGACGATTACCTTCGCCGCCGCTTTCACCTTGCCCGGAGGATATAGCAGTGACGCTGGAAGTGAGGGGGTTCCCATCATGTCAAGGAAGCTTGCGTTTCAAGCATTCTTGATCTCCGACACCTTAGCAATGTGCTCCTCACTTGCCGTTGCCTTCATATGCATCATAGCCAGGTGGGAGGaccttgagttcttgctttacTATAGATCTTTTACAAAGAAGCTTATGTGGTTTGCATACGTAGCAACAACCACGGCATTTGCAACTGGTTTATACACAGTTCTGGCCCCTCGTCTCCTATGGTTGGCTATTGCAATTTGCATTCTGCCAATCTTATTGCCCACTCTTACCAAGCTGCTTGGTGAATGGCCTGTCTTGAAGCTCAAGTTTAGGTTGGGTCGAACTTTCAACTCTGACCTCCTTGATATGGTCTGA